A portion of the Osmia lignaria lignaria isolate PbOS001 chromosome 15, iyOsmLign1, whole genome shotgun sequence genome contains these proteins:
- the PIG-T gene encoding phosphatidylinositol glycan anchor biosynthesis class T, whose product MTYSKIVLFSIFIASVKSTPSHNDFFDEELMLKPLPSNHVYAYFQFTTVWETTKHTNTLQHSHLFPRGLGEIISRHGVDELHLTLTKGLWNYQKWGYPYHDAGPGAEILAWFNKNVVNIDDEWKGLTNALAGLFCASLNFVNPSNSMSPEFTFRPTGIAEHDVNSSRLRYSSLPREIVCTENLTPFKKLLPCDSKKGLVTLLNSAYIHNTNYHSIGVHFRMICSNTPCTKTSLELRQSVSLIYDTVTDISQDWSIRKFFGMGIKGACPLATLSNVYVDISNNNTNQVYELAPYPSAKIVSFRGGQLNEIAVYDIRSHSVKGMFNIGIIHNTAHKASLNYPSILFANRYVIGYGQERGSLVTKIYNNYWQTIDVILLENIPWYLPVYLHSVTITCGAKQIIPLVQRYLPGKERRSPYYLELILRLPPQSVTKFSIEMDYSFLKWQEYPPDANHGFYMGPAIITALLPIARNYTALPLDGSTITSSFNASREGYVVQLRTESLLISLPTPDFSMPYNVICLACTAVALAFGPLHNISTKRLVLKRIEMDWKEKLFSFLIEKIVKPKKKQE is encoded by the exons atgaCATATTCTAAAAtagtattattttcaattttcatcgcTTCCGTAAAATCAACTCCTTCGCATAATGATTTTTTTGATGAAGAGTTAATGTTAAAGCCATTACCAAGTAATCATGTGTATGcatattttcaatttactaCTGTATGGGAGACAACAAAACATACAAATACAT TACAACATTCCCATTTGTTTCCAAGAGGGCTTGGTGAAATTATAAGTCGTCATGGGGTAGATGAATTACACCTTACGTTAACCAAAGGATTATGGAACTATCAGAAATGGGGATATCCCTATCACGATGCTGGTCCAGGTGCAGAGATTCTTGCATGGTTCAACAAAAATGTTGTTAA TATCGACGACGAATGGAAAGGGCTTACCAATGCTTTAGCTGGCTTATTTTGTGCCTCTTTGAATTTTGTTAATCCCTCTAACAGTATGTCTCCCGAATTTACATTCCGACCTACAGGCATAGCAGAACACGATGTTAATTCTAGTCGCTTACGTTATTCGTCGTTACCAAGAGAAATAGTCTGTACCGAAAATTTAACACCATTCAAAAAACTACTACCATGTGACTCTAAG AAAGGCTTAGTAACATTATTAAACTCTGCATACATTCATAATACAAATTATCATTCTATTGGAGTACATTTTCGAATGATATGTTCAAACACACCGTGTACAAAAACATCGTTAGAATTACGGCAATCTGTTTCACTGATATACGATACTGTAACAGATATTTCACag GATTGGTCTATTCGAAAATTTTTCGGAATGGGCATCAAAGGTGCGTGCCCACTTGCCACGCTAAGCAACGTATACGTCGATATATCCAATAACAATACAAATCAAGTTTACGAATTAGCACCTTATCCCAGTGCTAAGATTGTTAGTTTTCGAGGAGGACAATTAAACGAAATAGCAGTTTATGATATTAGATCTCATTCTGTTAAAGGAATGTTTAATATCGGAATTATACATAATACCGCACACAAGGCTAGCTTAAATTATCCTTCAATTTTGTTTGCCAATAGATACGTTATTG GGTATGGCCAAGAAAGAGGTAGTTTAGTAacaaaaatttacaataattattgGCAAACAATCGAcgttattttattagaaaatattcCATGGTATTTACCAGTGTATCTACATTCTGTTACAATAACTTGTGGAGCAAAACAGATTATACCGT TGGTACAGCGATATCTACCAGGCAAGGAAAGACGAAGCCCTTACTATTTGGAATTAATTTTACGCTTACCACCTCAGTCTGTGACCAAATTTTCCATAGAAATGGATTATTCGTTTCTTAAATGGCAAGAGTATCCACCAGATGCTAATCACGGATTTTACATGGGACCTGCTATAATCACGGCACTGCTTCCAATTGCAAGGAATTATACTGCACTACCACTCGATGGAAGTACTATAACATCAAG TTTTAATGCTTCAAGAGAAGGATATGTAGTACAGCTGAGAACGGAATCTTTGCTAATTAGTCTTCCCACACCTGATTTCAGTATGCCGTATAATGTAATTTGTTTAGCATGTACCGCGGTTGCTCTAGCATTCGGCCCGCTTCATAACATTTCAACAAAGAGATTAGTTTTGAAACGAATCGAAATGGAttggaaagaaaaattattttcatttttaatcgaaaaaatTGTCAAACCCAAGAAAAAACAAGAATAA
- the BORCS6 gene encoding BLOC-1 related complex subunit 6 isoform X1 — translation MESEENEMHIKQATILRSSDKNAAIDYDEDRLHEMTASYSEISFDSQSSPPVSELRSLIDSPDIDGTKFLEDSLEKMNVVGSRPDQLNLRNRESSPIEDEDVDPPSYHKAMGYLQLEGTVMQDGDMVLFVAEDLENKIKLSSPVTKKGETPSFPGSRSSTPCLYRQALTPQVPLLDHNVLNELEMEARKVATSVDALTENLAAILHSASALTVGCLETYRDAVCKTCDAVDHNIKSMYQLMAKCEELSKSMGPVYKLADQIKEMKRMLELFESAMNL, via the exons ATGGAATCGGAAGAAAACGAAATGCATATAAAACAAGCAACGATATTACGCAGCAGCGATAAAAATGCAGCAATTGACTACGATGAAGATAGA CTGCACGAGATGACAGCATCGTATTCAGAAATATCGTTCGATTCGCAATCATCTCCACCAGTTTCGGAATTAAGATCGCTCATCGATTCCCCGGATATCGATGGAACAAAATTCTTGGAAGATAGTTTGGAAAAGATGAACGTAGTTGGTAGCAGACCGGATCAGTTAAATTTAAGAAATCGAGAAAGTAGCCCGATCGAAGACGAGGATGTAGATCCTCCAAGTTATCATAAAGCTATGGGATATTTACAGTTGGAAGGGACAGTAATGCAAGATGGGGACATGGTGCTATTTGTTGCAGAAGATTTAGAGAATAAGATTAAACTTTCCAGTCCAGTGACAAAAAAAGGAGAGACCCCATCCTTTCCAGGTTCTCGTAGTTCCACTCCTTGCTTATATAGGCAGGCTTTGACGCCTCAGGTGCCTCTTCTAGACCATAATGTATTGAATGAATTGGAAATGGAAGCAAGAAAAGTGGCCACTTCTGTGGATGCATTGACAGAAAATTTGGCTGCCATTTTACATAgt gcATCTGCATTGACAGTCGGGTGCTTAGAAACGTATAGGGATGCTGTTTGCAAAACGTGCGACGCGGTGGATCACAATATCAAATCGATGTATCAGTTAATGGCCAAATGCGAGGAATTATCGAAATCAATGGGACCTGTGTATAAGCTAGCTGATCAAAT caaagaaatgaaaagaatgttggAGTTATTTGAAAGTGCAATGAATCTATAA
- the BORCS6 gene encoding BLOC-1 related complex subunit 6 isoform X2: protein MTASYSEISFDSQSSPPVSELRSLIDSPDIDGTKFLEDSLEKMNVVGSRPDQLNLRNRESSPIEDEDVDPPSYHKAMGYLQLEGTVMQDGDMVLFVAEDLENKIKLSSPVTKKGETPSFPGSRSSTPCLYRQALTPQVPLLDHNVLNELEMEARKVATSVDALTENLAAILHSASALTVGCLETYRDAVCKTCDAVDHNIKSMYQLMAKCEELSKSMGPVYKLADQIKEMKRMLELFESAMNL from the exons ATGACAGCATCGTATTCAGAAATATCGTTCGATTCGCAATCATCTCCACCAGTTTCGGAATTAAGATCGCTCATCGATTCCCCGGATATCGATGGAACAAAATTCTTGGAAGATAGTTTGGAAAAGATGAACGTAGTTGGTAGCAGACCGGATCAGTTAAATTTAAGAAATCGAGAAAGTAGCCCGATCGAAGACGAGGATGTAGATCCTCCAAGTTATCATAAAGCTATGGGATATTTACAGTTGGAAGGGACAGTAATGCAAGATGGGGACATGGTGCTATTTGTTGCAGAAGATTTAGAGAATAAGATTAAACTTTCCAGTCCAGTGACAAAAAAAGGAGAGACCCCATCCTTTCCAGGTTCTCGTAGTTCCACTCCTTGCTTATATAGGCAGGCTTTGACGCCTCAGGTGCCTCTTCTAGACCATAATGTATTGAATGAATTGGAAATGGAAGCAAGAAAAGTGGCCACTTCTGTGGATGCATTGACAGAAAATTTGGCTGCCATTTTACATAgt gcATCTGCATTGACAGTCGGGTGCTTAGAAACGTATAGGGATGCTGTTTGCAAAACGTGCGACGCGGTGGATCACAATATCAAATCGATGTATCAGTTAATGGCCAAATGCGAGGAATTATCGAAATCAATGGGACCTGTGTATAAGCTAGCTGATCAAAT caaagaaatgaaaagaatgttggAGTTATTTGAAAGTGCAATGAATCTATAA